The following DNA comes from Polynucleobacter necessarius.
TGGGGGGATATGGATGCATACGGCCATGTCAACAATACGGTTTACTTTAGATACATGGAGCAAGCCAGCTGTGAGTGGATTACTGCCATGGGTTACGAAGTGGCTCCTGGTCGCGAATCGATGTTGATGCTCAATGGCTTCTGTAATTTTTGTCAACAACTCTCTTTCCCTGGCGAGTTGATATTAAAGACCTCCATTGGTGCCATTGGTAGAACCAGTCTCGATGTTTACACGAATATGACGTTGACCACATCGCCTGATGTCGAGGCTGCGATTGTTGGCGCCACTATGGTTTTGGTTGATCTCACGACCAATAAATCGGCCAATTGGCCTGAGCATGTTTTAGAGAGGTTGCGCTAGTTCATCGTGCAACCCAGCAATCCCCACATCCTAAAGTTAGACCAATTTCTATCAGAGCTTGATAGCTTTGATCTCATTATTGATGTTAGATCGCCTGCGGAATTTGCTTTAGACCATATGCCGGGTGCAGTGAATTACCCAGTGCTGGATAACGAAGAGCGTGCCAAGATTGGAACGCTCTATAAACAAGTCGCTCCCTTTGCGGCCAAAAAACTTGGTGCTGCATTGGTTTCTAAAAATATTGCCACTCATTTAGAAAATCATCTTTTGGAGTTGCCTCGTGAATGGCGGCCGCTAATCTATTGTTGGCGAGGTGGTGAGCGAAGTGGTGCTTTCACCCACATCCTCAATCGAATTGGTTGGAAGGCGAAACAATTGGAAGGTGGCTATCAAGGCTTTCGTCGTACAGTGATCGATGGTCTCGATCAAGCCGCGAATCAATTTTCATTTCAGGTGATTTGTGGGATGACGGGTAGCGGCAAGACTAGGGTGTTGCAAGAGATCGGCGCCTTGGGTGCTCAGATCCTGGATTTAGAAGGTTTAGCCGTGCATCGTGGCTCGGCGCTGGGCAATGAGCCTAATATTGACCAGCCATCTCAAAAAGGGTTTGAGACGGCCTTGTGGCATGCATTACGCGGTCTAGACCCCTCAAAACTTGTTTTTGTGGAATCAGAAAGCAAGAAAGTAGGTGGCTTGCATGTACCCGACGCTTTGATGGAAAAAATACGCAATGGAGCCTGCATTGAGCTGAGATCGAGCATGCAGACTCGTGTCTCCTGGTTGATTCATGAATACCATCACTTTTTAACGGATACCGATAATTTCAAGCGCAAGCTTGCCCTGCTCACCGCTCATTATGGAAAAATGCAGATTGCTAAATGGAATGAAGCGATTGATGCGGGAAATGTTCCAGAACTTGTTGAGGCGCTGTTGGTAAAGCATTACGACCCCTCATATCAATCATCGATCATGCGCAACTTTCCTCAATACAATATCGAGAATTTTGTACAACTAGAAAATGATAGTGATGAGGCCTTCACCAAAGCGGCAAAGGCCACTCTAGATAAGCTAGGGTCTTCGTTAATCAAATACTAAGTGAACTAAAAGCCTGCATACCAGTTTGTGCACGACCTAAGATTAGGGCGTTAATATCATGAGTGCCTTCATAGGTGTTCACAACCTCAAGATTGAGCATATGTCGCCCAACGCCGTACTCATCAGAAATGCCGTTACCGCCATGCATATCGCGCGCCATGCGCGCAATATCTAAAGACTTGCCACAAGAGTTGCGTTTCATGATGGAGGTAATCTCAGGCGCGGCAATCCCTTCATCTTTCATGCGGCCTAAGCGTAAACAGTCCTGGAGTCCTAAGGCGATCTCTGTTTGCATATCAGCCAACTTCTTTTATTTCACCCCATTTAGAGTCAAAGTCTAGCTAGCCCCAGGAGTTCCTGCCAACAAAGACGGCTAAGCCGTTAAAATAACCGTCTTTGCCCCTTTCGGGGCGACCATTGCATTTCAGAAAGCTAGAAAACATCCGTGCTGTCAGCATCTAATATCACCATGCAGTTTGGGGCAAAGCCTCTGTTTGAAAATATCTCCGTGAAGTTTGGCGGTGGCAATCGTTATGGCCTTATCGGTGCAAACGGTTGCGGTAAATCCACCTTCATGAAAATTTTGGGCGGCGAGCTCGAGCCAACCAGCGGCAACGTGAGTTTGGATCCTGACATTCGTTTAGGTAAGTTGCGTCAAGATCAATTCGCCTACGAAGATGTACGCGTGCTCGACGTCGTGATGATGGGTCATGAAGAAATGTGGAAAGCTGCCGCGGAACGTGATGCGATCTACGCCAACCCAGATGCTACCGATGAAGATTACATGAAGGCTGCCGAGCTCGAAGGTAAATACGCTGAATACGGCGGCTATACCGCTGAAGCGAAAGCAGGCGAGTTGTTATTAGGAATTGGTATTCCAATCGAGAAACACAATGGTCTGATGAGCAACGTTGCTCCGGGCTGGAAGTTGCGCGTTTTGCTTGCGCAAGCCTTGTTCTCTGATCCAGATGTATTGCTGCTTGATGAGCCAACTAATAACTTGGATATTCACTCTATTCACTGGCTTGAAGACATGCTTAATCAAATTAAGAGCACCATTGTCATTATTTCCCATGACCGTCACTTCCTCAACGAAGTCTGTACGCACATGGCTGATATGGACTATGGAACCTTAAAGGTTTACCCAGGCAACTACGACTCCTACATGCTTGCTTCTGTGCAGGCACGAACACAACAGTTAAGCAATAACGTAAAAGCCAAAGAAAAAATTGCTGAATTAGCAGCTTTCGTGGCGCGCTTTTCTGCAAATGCTTCTAAAGCGCGTCAAGCTACCTCACGCCAGAGACAGTTGGAGAAAATTGAGATTGTTGAAGTGAAACCTTCTTCACGTCAAAATCCATTTATTCGTTTTGATACTGAGAAGAAATTGCACAATATGGCAGTTGAGTGCAATGCACTGACTAAAGCCTATGACCGCACCATCTTCAAAAACTTTAAGCTTGGCGTACGCGCCGGCGAAAAGATTGCCATCATCGGACAAAATGGTGCTGGTAAGACCACTCTTCTCAAAACTATTCTGAGTAAGCGCTTTGATGGTATCGCCGCTGATAGTGGGGATGTGAAGTGGGCTGAGAACGCCAACGTTGGCGTGATGCCCCAGGACAATACGGAGATGTTTGCCAAAGACGAGTTGCTGATGGACTGGATGAACAATTGGCGCAAGACAGGCGACGATGATCAGGTAATCCGTGGCACATTGGGTCGTTTATTGTTCTCTGGTGATGACATTGGCAAGTCTGTCAAAGTCCTTTCTGGTGGTGAAAAGGGCAGAATGATTTTGGGCAAACTCATGCTCCAAAAATATAACGTGCTCGCGATGGATGAGCCGACCAACCATATGGATATGGAATCGATTGAGAGCTTACAAATTGCGCTCGAAAAATTCGATGGTACTTTGATATTTGTTTCTCATGACCGTGAGTTCGTATCCGCACTAGCCAATCGCATCTTGGAAGTGAAGATGGACGGCACTGTAGTAGACTACTCTGGAATCTATGAAGAGTATTTACGTAGCCAAGCCTTAGAAGGCTAAAAGCATCCTCAGTAATTAAAAGTAAGATCTTAAATAAGCCCCTAAGTGGGCTTATTTTCTTTGGCTTGTCGTTGGAAGCGTGTTGCAGTGCCTTCTGCCCGAATGCGCTTCCATACAGATGCTTTTTCATCGTCAGAAAAGAATATCCAGTTACTTACTTCATTCAGGGTGCGTCCACATCCCTGGCAAATCTCATCGTAAAGGGTTGTGCATACGCCGATGCATGGCGAGTCTGATTCATCATCCCCGGTTAATAGGGAGTGAGAGCCATCTTGCGATAGTGGTTTGACATCGTTGCTTCCAGAATTCATGGCTGTACTTTAGACGATTTCAGTGGACTGTGCTCGGCAAGCTCATCAACATATGCCCCTATGCCTTGATGCTCGCGATCTAGGAAGTGTTTGACCGCTTTTGCAAACTGGGGATCCGCAATGAAATGCGCGGATTGAATGGTGGTTGGTAAAAAGCCACGAGCCATCTTATGTGCGCCTTGAGCGCCCCCTTCAAAGGCTTGAATCTTCTTCGCAATACAGTACTCAATTGCTTGGTAGTAGGCAGTTTCAAAGCGCAAGCAGGGTACATACTCAATGGCGCCACAATATCCTCCGTAAGCTTTGGAATTGTCTTTGTCAATTACGAGTAATGAAGCGGCAATAGGATTGCCATTGCGCTCCGCAATAATCAAGTGCAAATTCTCTGGCATACGCTGCGCCCACAGCTTAAAGAATGCCTCGTTGAGGTAAGGACTAGCGTGATGCTCTAGGTAAGTATTTTCATAACAGCGATAAAAGAATTCCCAATCTGCATCAGCTGACGAATGTCCTGGGATATGCCTAAAGTTAACGTTCTCTCACGCTACTTGTTCACGTTCGCGTCGAATATTCTTGCGGCGCTTCATAGTGAGGGCAGACAAAAATTGTTCGAAGCACTCGTAACTTTGGTTGTGCCAATGAAATTGCACTGAGTCACGCAACATAAAGCCTTGTTCCTGAAGGATTGTTACTTCTAGTGTATTGGGAAATAACACGTGCGCAGACGATAAATTATTTTGAATCACTAAAGTCTTTAATCCTTCGGTTAAGTATTGCCGAGCCACTTTGGCATCAGTGCCATTGGCAGTCAGGACTCTCGATCCTTGTACGAGCGTCAATGGAATAGCGCAGAGTGTCTTTGGGTAATATTGCATCCCTTGTTGCTCATAGGCTTGCGCCCACGACCAGTCACACACAAACTCTCCGTAGGAATGTTGTTTCAAATACAAAGGCATTGCGCCAATGAGTTTTCCGTATTCTCGCAAGAGTAAATGGGTGATTTGCCACCCAGTATTTCCTCCAACGCAGCCTGTTTCCTCTAGTGTGCTAAGAAATTCATGACAAAGAAAAGATCCCGCATCCGCAGTCAGTAGGGCATTCCATTCTTCGCGGGGGATATCGCTTAAGCGATCGAGTATTGCAAGTTGAAGTGAATCGGGCGCCGCCACGATTAACGCTGAATAAGCTCTATTTTGTAGCCATCGGAATCGGTTACAAAGGCGATGATGGTGTCACCTCCAGCTACAGGACCAGCCTCACGGATAACATTACCACCAGCCGCCTGAATATTGGCGCAAACAGCATAGGCATCAGGAACTTCAATTGCGATATGGCCATAGGCTGTTCCTAGTTCATAACTATGAACTCCATGGTTGTAGGTGAGTTCGATCTCTGCTTGACCATCCGCATTGCCTTTGCCGTATCCCACAAAGGCAAGCGAATATTTTTGCTCAGGACGCTCTGTCGTACGCAGCAAATTCATACCCAGTACATTGGTGTAGAAATTAATTGAGCGATTCAAATCGCCAACGCGAAGCATGGTGTGCAGGATCATCATGAGTTAAATATAACGCTATTTATTAAATCGTGTGTTGAATGAAAAACCCCGGCATAGAACCGGGGCTTGCTTTTTTATTTCTTTACATTGATGCGTAGTTCGGGCCACCACCACCTTCGGGTGTAACCCAGACAATGTTCTGAGTAGGATCTTTGATGTCACAAGTCTTGCAGTGCACACAGTTCTGTGAATTAATCTGTAGACGCGGTTTGCCGTCAGTTTCCACAAACTCATAGACACCAGCGGGGCAGTAGCGTTGCTCTGGACCTGCATAGATTTCGAGATTCACGCCTACAGGAATTGAATCATTCTTCAGGGTTAGGTGAATAGGTTGATTCTCAGCGTGGTTTGTATTGGAAATAAATACAGAGGAGAGTCGATCAAATGTGATCTTGCCATCGGGCTTTGGATAGTCAATGGGTTTGTGTTGTGCTGCGGGCTCTAGGCACTCGTGATCAGCATGTTTCAAGTGCACTGTCCATGGCATATTGCCGCCTAAAAGCTTTTGCTCCAGACCTACCATTAGAGTGCCAACATAAAGTCCTTTGGACATCCATGGCTTGAAGTTTCGCGCTTGATTGAGTTCTGTATACAGCCAGCTATTTTGGAAGGCTGTTGGGTAAGCGGATAAAACATCTTCAGAGCGATTCTCATTGATCGCTGCTACTGCCGCCTCCGCCGCAAGCATACCGGTTTTAATTGCAGCATGACTACCTTTGATTCGGGAGGCATTTAAATAGCCAGCATCGCAACCAATGAGTGCGCCACCGGGGAATACTGTTTTAGGAAGGCTATTTAATCCGCCAGCAGTGAGCGCGCGTGCGCCGTATGCAATACGTTTATCACCTTCAAAGGTTTCTCGGATCTTTGGATGTAGCTTGTAGCGTTGAAACTCTTCAAATGGGGAGAGGTAAGGGTTCTTGTGGGAGAGACCCACAACCAAGCCAACAGCCACTTTGTTATCGCCTAAGTGGTAGAGGAATGAGCCGCCGTAGGTGGCGCTCTCTAATGGCCAACCCGCAGTGTGGACAACCAATCCAGGCTTGCTCTTAGAGGGTTCCACTTCCCAGAGTTCCTTGATGCCAATGCCGTAGCTTTGTGGATCCGCATCTTTATCTAATGAAAACTTAGCGATGAGTTGCTTACCAAGATGACCACGTGCGCCTTCCGCGAAAAGGGTGTATTTGCCGCGTAACTCCATACCAAGTTGAAACTGGTCAGTAGGATTACCTTCTTTATCCAGACCCATTGAGCCAGTAATTACTCCGCATACTGCACCTTGCTCGTTATAGAGAATTTCCGCAGCAGGAAAGCCTGGAAAAATTTCTACGCCTAGATTCTCAGCTTGTTGACCGAGCCAACGCGTTACGTTCGCAAGGCTCACAATATAGTTGCCTTCATTTTTAAAGCAGTGCGGCAACATCCAGTTTGGCACTTGATATGAGTTATCGCTGGTTAGGAATAGAAATTGATCTCCAGAAACCGGGGTGTCAAGTGGCGCGCCTAATTCTTTCCAGTTGGGGAATAACTCAGTAAGCGCTTTCGGATCCATGACTGCGCCCGAAAGAATATGAGCCCCAATTTCTGATCCCTTTTCCAGAACGCAAACGCTGATTTCTTTGCCAGAGGCATTAGCTAGTTGTTTGGCTTTAATAGCAGCGGATAGGCCGGCCGGGCCACCCCCAACAATGACTAAGTCATAGTCCATCGAGTCTCTAGGACCAAATTGCTCAACTAGCTTGGCAGAATTCATTCAATTTCTCCGAAATTTCTCAAAAATAGGGCATTTAAGCCCGAATAGTTTAGTTCGAACTGGCAAAAACGGATTTAGTGTCAAGACCGCCTAGTTTCGGGAGTCTGAGGCGTTATGATTGCTTTTTTACCCATTTTGGAATATTAGGACAAAAGTTATGAATAAAACTTACCCATCGGCAGTTGATGCCCTGCGGGATATCTTAAAAGACGGACAAAATTGGCTGTAGGTGGTTTCGGCCTCTGCGGTATTCCTGAGGCTTTGATCCAGGTGGTCAAGGATCTTGGCGCTCAAACCCTGACGGCGATTGCCAATAACGCAGGCGTTGACGGTTTCGGCTTGGGTTTATTGTTCAATTCTCGTCAAGTTAAGAAAATGGTTGCCTCTTACGTGGGTGAAAACAAAGAGTTTGAACGGCAATATTGAGCGGGTGAATTGGAGTTGGAATTTACTCCACAAGGCACTTTGGCTGAGAAACTACGCGTTGGTGGATGTGGTATTCCGGCTTTCTACACTAAAACAGGTGTGGATACATTGGTTGCTGAAGGCAAAGAGGAAAAAGAATTTGATGGTGAGAAATACATCATGGAGCGCTCGATCGTTTCCGATATTTCGTTGGTTAAGGCTTGGAAGGCGGATAAGTCCGGTAACTTGGTCTATCGCTATACGGCCCGTAACTTTAATCCAGTGGTGGCAATGGCTGTCAAGATCACGGTTGCTGAAGTAGAAGAGATTGTCGAGAACGGTCAACTGCATCCAGATGAGATTCATACACCGGGTATTTATGTGCATCGCCTGGTGATTAATAAAACACCTGAGAAGCGGATTGAGCGGCGTACTTTGACTGCTCAAGCGTAATTACCCAAACAGCAATAGAACAGAATATTTAGGAATATCGAAATGCCTTGGAATAGAGATGAGATGGCGGCGCGTGGTGCCAAAGAGTTAAAAGATGGTTACTACGTGAACTTGGGTATTGGTATGCCTACATTGGTAGCGAACCATGTGCCAAAAGAGATGGAAGTGTGGCTTCAGTCAGATAACGGTTTGTTGGGTATTGGCCCATTTCCAACCGAAGAGACTATTGACGCTGACTTAATCAATGCGGGCAAGCAAACAATTACGACGCTACCTGACTCGTCTATTTTCGCTTCTGCTGCTTCATGCGGAATGATTCGTGGCGGCAAAAGCAATATTGCCATGTTGGGCGCAATGCAGGTGAGTGAGCACGTTGATTTGGCTAACTGGATGATTCCAGTAACAATGGTCAAAGGTATGAGTGGTGCGATGGACTTAGTTGCCGGCGTCAAGCACGTGGTTGTTTTGATGGAACACGTAGCTAAGAGGACGGTACTGAAGAGCTCAAAATCTTGCCAAAATGCACATTGCCTTTAACGGGCGTTGGCGTTATTAGCCAGATCATTACGRACCTCTGCGTGCTCGATATCACCCAAAAGGGCTTGAAGTTGGTTGAGCTGGCACCAGGCGTGACGAAGGAAGAGGTTATTGCTAAAACCGGTGCCCCTGTTGATACAACAGGCTTCTAACAACGACCATCTTGTAATGGAATAATGGGTTCACCATGTCGGGCACCCATCATTTCCACTCGAAGCCGTCAAAGACTCAGAATCAATCTGAGCTTGATCCCTCATTGCACGCTCACAAAAAAGGCGATGCAAAGCATACTCATAGCAAGCAAGCCTCCAATCAAAATCTGCTCTTAATTGCTTTAGTACTTACTTTAGGTTTTTCAGGTATAGACGCCGCCGCGGCATACTTTGCTAATTCCTTGGCATTGATATCAGATGCTGGTCACATGGTGACTGATGCGGCGGCGTTGGGTCTGGCTTTATTGGCGCAAATTATTTCTCGTAGACTGCCAGCTCCTCAACATTCTTTTGGCTTTGGGCGCGCTGAAGCATTGGCTGCATTTGTGAATAGTATTGTGATGTTGGCTTTGGTGGCTTGGATTATTGTGGAGGCGATTAGCCGCTTCTATGATCCGCATAAAGTCGATGGACTCACGGTAACCGTGGTCGCTGCAGTGGGC
Coding sequences within:
- a CDS encoding acyl-CoA thioesterase, with the protein product MRITIPEERKLVHEMIMPIRWGDMDAYGHVNNTVYFRYMEQASCEWITAMGYEVAPGRESMLMLNGFCNFCQQLSFPGELILKTSIGAIGRTSLDVYTNMTLTTSPDVEAAIVGATMVLVDLTTNKSANWPEHVLERLR
- the mnmH gene encoding tRNA 2-selenouridine(34) synthase MnmH, whose product is MQPSNPHILKLDQFLSELDSFDLIIDVRSPAEFALDHMPGAVNYPVLDNEERAKIGTLYKQVAPFAAKKLGAALVSKNIATHLENHLLELPREWRPLIYCWRGGERSGAFTHILNRIGWKAKQLEGGYQGFRRTVIDGLDQAANQFSFQVICGMTGSGKTRVLQEIGALGAQILDLEGLAVHRGSALGNEPNIDQPSQKGFETALWHALRGLDPSKLVFVESESKKVGGLHVPDALMEKIRNGACIELRSSMQTRVSWLIHEYHHFLTDTDNFKRKLALLTAHYGKMQIAKWNEAIDAGNVPELVEALLVKHYDPSYQSSIMRNFPQYNIENFVQLENDSDEAFTKAAKATLDKLGSSLIKY
- a CDS encoding ABC-F family ATPase codes for the protein MLSASNITMQFGAKPLFENISVKFGGGNRYGLIGANGCGKSTFMKILGGELEPTSGNVSLDPDIRLGKLRQDQFAYEDVRVLDVVMMGHEEMWKAAAERDAIYANPDATDEDYMKAAELEGKYAEYGGYTAEAKAGELLLGIGIPIEKHNGLMSNVAPGWKLRVLLAQALFSDPDVLLLDEPTNNLDIHSIHWLEDMLNQIKSTIVIISHDRHFLNEVCTHMADMDYGTLKVYPGNYDSYMLASVQARTQQLSNNVKAKEKIAELAAFVARFSANASKARQATSRQRQLEKIEIVEVKPSSRQNPFIRFDTEKKLHNMAVECNALTKAYDRTIFKNFKLGVRAGEKIAIIGQNGAGKTTLLKTILSKRFDGIAADSGDVKWAENANVGVMPQDNTEMFAKDELLMDWMNNWRKTGDDDQVIRGTLGRLLFSGDDIGKSVKVLSGGEKGRMILGKLMLQKYNVLAMDEPTNHMDMESIESLQIALEKFDGTLIFVSHDREFVSALANRILEVKMDGTVVDYSGIYEEYLRSQALEG
- a CDS encoding DUF1289 domain-containing protein, whose amino-acid sequence is MNSGSNDVKPLSQDGSHSLLTGDDESDSPCIGVCTTLYDEICQGCGRTLNEVSNWIFFSDDEKASVWKRIRAEGTATRFQRQAKENKPT
- the gloA gene encoding lactoylglutathione lyase, producing MMILHTMLRVGDLNRSINFYTNVLGMNLLRTTERPEQKYSLAFVGYGKGNADGQAEIELTYNHGVHSYELGTAYGHIAIEVPDAYAVCANIQAAGGNVIREAGPVAGGDTIIAFVTDSDGYKIELIQR
- a CDS encoding electron transfer flavoprotein-ubiquinone oxidoreductase; this encodes MNSAKLVEQFGPRDSMDYDLVIVGGGPAGLSAAIKAKQLANASGKEISVCVLEKGSEIGAHILSGAVMDPKALTELFPNWKELGAPLDTPVSGDQFLFLTSDNSYQVPNWMLPHCFKNEGNYIVSLANVTRWLGQQAENLGVEIFPGFPAAEILYNEQGAVCGVITGSMGLDKEGNPTDQFQLGMELRGKYTLFAEGARGHLGKQLIAKFSLDKDADPQSYGIGIKELWEVEPSKSKPGLVVHTAGWPLESATYGGSFLYHLGDNKVAVGLVVGLSHKNPYLSPFEEFQRYKLHPKIRETFEGDKRIAYGARALTAGGLNSLPKTVFPGGALIGCDAGYLNASRIKGSHAAIKTGMLAAEAAVAAINENRSEDVLSAYPTAFQNSWLYTELNQARNFKPWMSKGLYVGTLMVGLEQKLLGGNMPWTVHLKHADHECLEPAAQHKPIDYPKPDGKITFDRLSSVFISNTNHAENQPIHLTLKNDSIPVGVNLEIYAGPEQRYCPAGVYEFVETDGKPRLQINSQNCVHCKTCDIKDPTQNIVWVTPEGGGGPNYASM